Proteins from a genomic interval of Hydrogenophaga sp. PAMC20947:
- a CDS encoding AMP nucleosidase: MHKTPDFTAPAFYTDAAAALAQVQKIYQRSVDHLRAAMREFVSGTDVEQIRVRACYPFVRLHTHSVSHRGSGRLSYGFVAGPGRFETTITRPDLYSDYLLDQFQLLLTNHGGELEVGTSTQPIPIHFSFAEHDHIEGQLTANRRALMRDVFDLPDLTAMDDGIANGTHVPRSGEAQPLALFTAPRVDYSLQRLRHYTGTAPEWFQNFVLFTNYQFYIDEFIKLGRAEMANPDSEYTAFIEPGNLVMRRSGLPAQAIDALGVAPPRLPQMPAYHLMRKDRSGITMVNIGVGPANAKTITDHIAVLRPHAWLMLGHCAGLRNSQQLGDYVLAHAYVREDHVLDEELPLWVPIPALAEIQVALEAAVADVTGVPAQELKRIMRTGTVASTDNRNWELLPDNTPQRRFSQSRAVALDMESATIAANGFRFRVPYGTLLCVSDKPLHGEIKLPGMANHFYRERVDQHLRIGIRAVELLRGGGAGQLHSRKLRSFAEVAFQ, encoded by the coding sequence ATGCACAAAACCCCTGACTTTACAGCGCCCGCTTTCTACACCGACGCAGCGGCGGCTCTGGCGCAGGTCCAGAAGATCTACCAGCGCAGCGTGGACCACCTGCGCGCCGCCATGCGCGAGTTTGTGAGTGGGACAGACGTTGAGCAAATCCGCGTGCGCGCCTGCTACCCGTTTGTGCGACTGCACACCCACAGTGTCTCGCACCGGGGATCGGGCCGGCTGAGCTACGGCTTTGTCGCCGGCCCCGGCCGGTTCGAGACCACGATCACACGGCCCGACCTGTACAGCGACTATTTGCTGGACCAGTTTCAGCTGTTGCTCACCAACCATGGCGGAGAACTGGAAGTGGGCACCAGCACACAACCGATTCCAATCCACTTTTCCTTTGCCGAGCACGACCACATCGAGGGCCAGCTCACCGCCAATCGCCGCGCCCTGATGCGCGATGTCTTTGACCTGCCCGACCTGACCGCCATGGACGACGGCATCGCCAACGGCACCCACGTTCCCCGCTCGGGTGAAGCCCAGCCGCTGGCGCTGTTCACTGCGCCGCGGGTGGACTATTCGCTGCAGCGCTTGCGCCACTACACCGGCACCGCGCCCGAATGGTTCCAGAATTTTGTGCTGTTCACCAACTACCAGTTTTACATCGACGAGTTCATCAAGCTGGGGCGCGCCGAGATGGCCAATCCCGACAGCGAATACACCGCGTTCATCGAGCCCGGCAACCTGGTCATGCGCCGCAGCGGTTTGCCAGCGCAGGCCATCGATGCGCTGGGGGTGGCGCCCCCCCGCTTGCCACAAATGCCGGCTTACCACCTGATGCGCAAGGACCGCAGCGGCATCACCATGGTGAACATCGGAGTGGGCCCAGCCAATGCCAAAACCATCACCGACCACATCGCCGTCTTGCGGCCGCACGCCTGGCTGATGCTGGGCCACTGCGCCGGCCTGCGCAACAGCCAGCAGTTGGGCGACTATGTGCTGGCCCACGCCTACGTGCGGGAAGACCATGTGCTCGACGAAGAGCTGCCTTTGTGGGTTCCGATCCCGGCGCTGGCCGAGATTCAGGTGGCGCTGGAAGCCGCGGTGGCCGATGTCACTGGCGTGCCTGCGCAGGAGCTCAAGCGCATCATGCGCACCGGCACGGTCGCCAGCACCGACAACCGCAACTGGGAGCTCCTGCCCGACAACACGCCCCAACGCCGCTTCTCGCAATCGCGCGCGGTCGCACTCGACATGGAAAGCGCGACCATCGCGGCCAATGGTTTCCGGTTTCGCGTGCCCTACGGCACGCTGCTCTGCGTGAGCGACAAGCCGCTGCACGGAGAGATCAAACTGCCCGGCATGGCAAACCATTTCTACCGGGAGCGGGTCGACCAGCATCTGCGCATTGGCATTCGCGCTGTTGAACTTCTGCGCGGGGGCGGTGCAGGGCAGCTGCACAGCCGCAAGCTGCGCAGCTTTGCCGAAGTGGCCTTCCAGTAA
- a CDS encoding DUF4010 domain-containing protein → MLNPVSALSPVPFSLQGALAVLVTALGCGLLIGIERERRKGIGPGRALAGLRSFSITCVTGAVAALTPFPGLVVTGAVMVVALSVVAHLRNRSDDPGTTTEIALFLTYLIGVLCVWSLPLAAALAVGLTALLAGREPLHRFAHHWLRQGEVRDGIILAALVLMALPLVPNRPFWGPVLNPYVIVQLLALLLAVQSLAHLCRRLLRAREAVAFSALASGFVSSTATIATLGLAAREGRSSPRLMAGGGLMSCVSTQAQLLLVALAVQPAWLSVLWLPALMGGLMAAGWGWWLVRGAPPEPSDGVVSSPGVKGLPGAGDDRMFSLWGAAAVAALLAGIQVVVHAFDLWLGQAGLLVGTLLASIADLHAALAAVFASSGPVLSDGSVWPVMLALSVHAGSKSLTAGLVGGWAYLRWLAPGLWLHTALAVGLLYGLR, encoded by the coding sequence ATGCTGAATCCGGTGTCAGCGCTCAGTCCCGTCCCCTTCAGTCTGCAGGGCGCCCTGGCCGTTCTGGTCACTGCGCTGGGCTGCGGGTTGCTGATCGGGATCGAACGGGAGCGGCGCAAGGGCATAGGCCCGGGTCGGGCGTTGGCTGGGTTGCGGAGCTTTTCGATCACCTGTGTGACCGGGGCCGTGGCGGCATTGACGCCATTTCCTGGCTTGGTCGTGACCGGCGCTGTGATGGTGGTCGCGCTGTCGGTTGTGGCCCACCTGCGCAATCGGTCGGATGATCCGGGCACCACCACCGAAATTGCACTCTTCCTGACCTATCTCATTGGTGTCCTGTGCGTCTGGAGCCTGCCGCTGGCAGCGGCCTTGGCGGTGGGCCTGACCGCCTTGCTGGCAGGTCGAGAGCCCTTGCACCGGTTTGCCCACCATTGGCTGCGCCAGGGGGAGGTTCGCGACGGCATCATCCTCGCGGCCCTGGTGTTGATGGCCCTGCCGCTGGTTCCCAACCGGCCGTTCTGGGGTCCAGTGCTCAACCCCTATGTCATCGTGCAACTGCTGGCATTGCTGCTGGCGGTTCAGTCACTGGCGCACCTGTGCCGGCGCCTGCTGCGTGCCCGGGAAGCCGTGGCATTTTCGGCTTTGGCGTCCGGCTTTGTGTCGAGCACCGCGACGATTGCCACCCTGGGGCTGGCCGCTCGTGAAGGCCGCTCCAGCCCGCGCCTGATGGCGGGCGGCGGGCTGATGTCCTGTGTGTCGACCCAGGCGCAGCTGTTGCTGGTGGCGCTGGCGGTGCAGCCCGCATGGTTGTCGGTGTTGTGGCTGCCGGCTTTGATGGGCGGGCTGATGGCGGCTGGGTGGGGCTGGTGGCTGGTGCGGGGAGCGCCGCCTGAGCCGTCGGACGGTGTGGTGTCCAGCCCCGGCGTCAAAGGGTTGCCTGGCGCCGGCGATGACCGCATGTTCAGCCTGTGGGGTGCCGCCGCGGTAGCGGCCCTGCTGGCGGGCATCCAGGTGGTGGTCCATGCGTTCGACCTTTGGCTGGGACAGGCGGGTCTCCTGGTGGGGACCCTGCTGGCGTCGATCGCCGACCTGCACGCTGCGCTGGCTGCTGTCTTTGCTTCTTCGGGCCCGGTGCTGTCCGATGGTTCGGTCTGGCCGGTCATGTTGGCGTTGTCGGTGCACGCCGGCAGCAAGAGCCTCACCGCCGGTCTGGTGGGTGGTTGGGCTTATTTGCGCTGGCTGGCGCCCGGGCTCTGGCTGCACACAGCGCTGGCTGTGGGGTTGCTGTACGGGTTGAGGTAA
- the gorA gene encoding glutathione-disulfide reductase: MASAFDFDLFVIGGGSGGVRAARMAAQRGARVALAETLGTDGLGGTCVNVGCIPKKLYSYAAHYAESFHESAGFGWEGPAPTLNWGTLKANRAQEISRLNGVYSNLLGGSGVTVFNGFARIDGEHAITLATLNVDGTPGHQHFTAKNILIATGGTPFVPHFKGREHVITSNEVFDLEPFPQRLLVVGGGYIACEFASIFNGLGSTVTQLYRGEQVLRGFDNEVRHFVAGEMIKSGVDLRLNVDVVDIQKTDEGLKVECEGGNVITVDAVLYATGRVPNVKGLGLESVGVAQGGQGEVVVNASYQTNVPHIYAVGDVTNRVQLTPVALGEAMVVVDQLFGPAAGKAPRDMSYNFIPTAVFTHPNIGTVGFGEEKAREEFGAITVFRSEFKALRHTLSGSSERTLMKLIVDTATDCVVGLHMVGPDAGEIVQGFAVAMKAGATKAVFDSTIGIHPTAAEEFVTMREPVRS; this comes from the coding sequence ATGGCTTCAGCTTTCGACTTCGATCTCTTCGTCATTGGTGGCGGCAGCGGTGGCGTGCGCGCCGCGCGCATGGCCGCGCAGCGCGGCGCCCGGGTGGCGCTGGCTGAAACATTGGGCACCGATGGCCTGGGCGGCACCTGCGTCAACGTGGGCTGTATCCCGAAGAAGCTCTACAGCTACGCAGCGCACTACGCCGAGAGCTTCCACGAATCGGCCGGGTTCGGCTGGGAAGGCCCGGCGCCCACCCTCAACTGGGGCACGCTGAAAGCCAACCGCGCCCAGGAAATCAGCCGACTCAATGGTGTTTACAGCAACCTGCTCGGCGGCTCCGGCGTGACCGTTTTCAATGGCTTTGCCCGCATCGACGGCGAGCATGCCATCACCCTGGCCACACTGAACGTCGACGGGACCCCCGGCCACCAGCACTTCACCGCAAAAAACATCCTGATCGCCACTGGCGGAACGCCCTTCGTACCGCACTTCAAGGGGCGCGAGCACGTCATCACCTCCAATGAGGTATTCGACCTCGAGCCGTTCCCTCAGCGCCTGCTCGTGGTGGGCGGTGGCTACATCGCCTGCGAGTTTGCGTCCATTTTCAATGGCCTCGGCTCGACAGTGACCCAGCTTTACCGCGGCGAGCAAGTGCTGCGCGGTTTTGACAACGAGGTCCGCCACTTTGTGGCGGGCGAGATGATCAAGTCCGGCGTGGACCTGCGTTTGAATGTCGACGTGGTGGACATCCAGAAAACCGATGAAGGCTTGAAGGTCGAGTGTGAAGGCGGCAATGTGATCACGGTCGACGCCGTGCTCTACGCCACCGGGCGCGTTCCCAACGTCAAAGGGCTGGGGCTGGAGTCCGTGGGGGTGGCCCAGGGCGGCCAGGGCGAAGTGGTGGTCAACGCCAGCTACCAGACCAATGTGCCGCACATTTATGCCGTGGGCGATGTCACCAACCGCGTTCAGCTCACACCGGTGGCGCTGGGCGAGGCCATGGTCGTGGTGGATCAGCTCTTTGGCCCGGCCGCCGGCAAGGCGCCGCGCGACATGAGCTACAACTTCATCCCGACCGCGGTGTTCACCCACCCCAACATTGGCACCGTCGGATTTGGCGAGGAGAAGGCTCGGGAAGAATTCGGTGCCATCACCGTGTTCCGCAGCGAGTTCAAGGCCTTGCGCCACACGCTATCCGGCAGCAGCGAACGCACCTTGATGAAGCTCATCGTCGACACCGCTACCGACTGTGTGGTGGGCCTGCACATGGTGGGCCCGGACGCTGGCGAAATCGTGCAGGGCTTTGCAGTGGCCATGAAAGCGGGGGCCACCAAGGCGGTCTTCGACAGCACCATCGGCATCCACCCGACAGCGGCAGAAGAATTTGTGACCATGCGCGAACCGGTGCGAAGCTGA
- a CDS encoding SDR family NAD(P)-dependent oxidoreductase, with product MQALQPPAAAPGVTLVLGAGGGLGAALVQALTSRGETVIALGRQTQPALDYRDAASLACCARHVSDQLAQLGQPLVRVLVTTGFLHGRLPGGEAAMPERSWEQLDAAVLGHSFLINAIGPAMVIKHVLPLLPRHGRCVAAFLSARVGSVSDNQLGGWYGYRASKAALNQLVHTAAIELNRRNHSAICVVLHPGTVDTDLSRPFAKTGLKVRAPDVAAAELLAVVDGLTPAQSGGFWDQHGAPVPW from the coding sequence ATGCAAGCTTTACAACCCCCTGCGGCCGCTCCGGGTGTCACGCTGGTCCTTGGTGCAGGCGGTGGTCTGGGTGCTGCCTTGGTGCAAGCGCTGACTTCGCGCGGTGAGACAGTGATCGCGCTGGGGCGTCAAACGCAACCGGCGCTCGACTACCGTGATGCGGCGTCTCTGGCTTGCTGCGCCCGCCATGTATCCGATCAGTTGGCCCAGCTCGGGCAACCTTTGGTGCGCGTGCTGGTCACCACTGGGTTTCTGCACGGCCGCTTGCCTGGTGGCGAGGCCGCCATGCCTGAGCGCAGCTGGGAGCAGCTGGACGCTGCCGTTTTGGGCCACAGCTTCCTGATCAATGCCATCGGTCCTGCCATGGTGATCAAGCATGTGTTGCCCTTATTGCCGCGTCATGGCCGCTGTGTGGCGGCGTTTTTGTCGGCCCGCGTGGGCAGCGTGAGCGACAACCAGCTCGGCGGGTGGTACGGTTATCGCGCGTCCAAAGCGGCGCTGAACCAGCTGGTGCACACGGCCGCCATCGAACTGAACCGGCGCAACCATTCGGCCATTTGTGTGGTCTTGCATCCCGGCACGGTGGACACCGATCTGTCCCGACCTTTCGCCAAAACCGGGTTGAAGGTTCGGGCACCCGATGTGGCGGCCGCAGAGCTTCTTGCGGTGGTCGATGGACTCACTCCGGCGCAGTCGGGGGGGTTCTGGGACCAGCATGGTGCACCCGTGCCTTGGTGA
- a CDS encoding hemerythrin domain-containing protein, with amino-acid sequence MSAMRAAPALFEFLDSTHREILERLRQLAPLVDAIESGGLNAANREQARRILHYFNTEARQHHLDEEKHIFPAMLASQDAEIVHAAERLTQDHGWLEENWLQMAPSLDAAANGNLWFDIQELRHALDVFEALYLDHIMLEESIAYPAAQKRLVACDAVGMGREMAQRRFKAMRQRRDSHE; translated from the coding sequence ATGAGTGCAATGCGCGCGGCCCCAGCCCTGTTCGAATTCCTGGACAGCACCCACCGCGAAATTCTGGAGCGGTTGCGCCAGCTCGCCCCGCTGGTGGACGCCATTGAATCAGGCGGGTTGAACGCGGCCAACCGCGAACAGGCGCGCCGGATCCTGCACTACTTCAACACTGAAGCGCGCCAACACCACCTCGACGAAGAAAAGCACATCTTCCCGGCAATGCTGGCGAGTCAGGACGCCGAGATCGTGCACGCCGCCGAGCGGCTCACCCAAGACCATGGCTGGCTGGAGGAAAACTGGTTGCAGATGGCGCCGTCGCTGGACGCTGCGGCCAATGGCAACCTCTGGTTCGATATCCAGGAGTTGCGACATGCACTGGACGTGTTTGAAGCGCTGTATCTGGACCACATCATGCTCGAGGAGTCCATCGCTTATCCGGCCGCGCAAAAACGCCTCGTTGCCTGCGATGCCGTCGGCATGGGCCGGGAAATGGCACAACGCCGGTTCAAGGCCATGCGCCAGCGAAGGGACTCTCACGAATGA
- a CDS encoding 3-hydroxybutyryl-CoA dehydrogenase: MSSIQTVGIIGSGTMGNGIAQACATNGIQVVMVDISQAAVDKGLTTVASSLDRLIKKEKISAADKDAALALIKGSTNYDDLKGAQLVIEAATENEALKVKILQQLDSLLDANVIVATNTSSISITKLAAATQRADRFIGMHFFNPVPMMALVEIIRGLQTSDATHDAVKALAERLGKTPITVKNAPGFVVNRILVPMINEAFFVLAEGLATPEDIDAGMKLGTNQPIGPLALADMIGLDVCLAVMNVYIAEYNDSKYRPAPLLKEMVAAGWLGRKTGRGVYTY, translated from the coding sequence ATGAGCAGCATCCAGACCGTCGGCATCATCGGCTCGGGCACCATGGGCAACGGCATCGCCCAGGCCTGCGCCACCAATGGCATCCAGGTGGTGATGGTCGACATCAGCCAGGCCGCCGTTGACAAAGGCCTGACCACGGTGGCCAGCAGCTTGGACCGCCTGATCAAGAAAGAAAAAATCAGTGCCGCCGACAAAGATGCGGCCCTTGCACTGATCAAAGGCTCCACCAACTACGACGACCTCAAAGGCGCGCAGCTGGTGATCGAAGCCGCCACCGAAAACGAAGCGCTCAAAGTCAAGATCCTGCAGCAACTGGATAGCTTGCTCGACGCAAACGTGATCGTGGCCACCAACACCAGCTCGATCAGCATCACCAAACTGGCTGCCGCCACCCAGCGCGCCGACCGCTTCATCGGCATGCACTTCTTCAACCCCGTTCCCATGATGGCGCTGGTGGAAATCATCCGTGGCCTGCAAACCAGCGACGCCACGCACGACGCGGTCAAAGCGCTGGCCGAACGCCTGGGCAAGACACCCATCACGGTGAAGAACGCGCCCGGCTTTGTGGTCAACCGCATCCTGGTGCCCATGATCAATGAAGCCTTCTTCGTGCTGGCCGAAGGCCTGGCCACGCCTGAAGACATCGACGCCGGCATGAAGCTGGGCACCAACCAGCCCATCGGCCCCCTGGCCCTGGCCGACATGATCGGCCTGGACGTGTGCCTGGCCGTGATGAACGTCTACATAGCCGAGTACAACGACAGCAAGTACCGCCCTGCGCCGCTGCTGAAAGAAATGGTGGCCGCTGGCTGGCTGGGACGCAAGACGGGCCGAGGCGTGTACACCTACTGA
- a CDS encoding choline dehydrogenase, with amino-acid sequence MYDYIIVGGGSAGSVLASRLSENPALRVALLEAGPPDSSVLIHCPAGLAIMAKYQLNGWDYNTVPQPGLNGRRGYQPRGKVLGGSSSINAMIYARGHVWDYDNWAAQGNPGWSWADVLPYFKKAEHNERGADALHGQGGPLNVMDLRSPNPFLPAYIQAGQQAGYPLNPDFNGPEQEGVGAYQVTHKNGERWSAAKGYLTPHLGRPNLTVLTGAATTRIVTQPGEDGRPRAVGVAYRVESGRGSEQTLQLNAGGEVVLSAGAFGSPQLLMLSGIGPAAHLQAHGIAVTNDLPGVGENLHDHPDVVIVVNAPKVSDVFGISLKGIVSVIRGIFEWRRARSGPLTSNFAEGGGFIKSVADEAIPDLQWHFVVGKLVDHGRKTVLGHGYSCHVCLLRPKSRGTLRLASADPLAAPLIDPAFLQDPDDMARLVRGFKLTRQMLQQPALARHGGVEAKVSASAQSDGEIEQFIRNHADTIYHPVGTCRMGDDALAVVDARLRVHGVAGLRVVDASVMPQVVGGNTNAPVIMMAEKAVDMIREDRQALPA; translated from the coding sequence ATGTACGACTACATCATCGTTGGCGGCGGCTCGGCTGGCAGTGTGCTGGCCAGCCGCCTGAGCGAAAATCCGGCGCTTCGCGTGGCCTTGCTGGAAGCGGGGCCACCCGACAGCAGTGTGCTGATCCATTGCCCTGCGGGTCTGGCCATCATGGCCAAGTACCAGCTCAATGGCTGGGACTACAACACCGTGCCCCAGCCTGGACTGAACGGGCGCCGGGGCTATCAGCCACGCGGGAAGGTGCTGGGGGGCTCGAGTTCGATCAACGCGATGATTTACGCCCGTGGCCATGTCTGGGACTACGACAATTGGGCGGCCCAGGGCAACCCGGGGTGGTCCTGGGCCGATGTGTTGCCATACTTCAAAAAAGCAGAACACAACGAGCGCGGCGCCGATGCCCTGCACGGTCAGGGCGGACCGCTCAATGTGATGGACCTGCGCAGTCCCAATCCGTTTCTGCCGGCCTATATCCAGGCGGGCCAACAAGCGGGCTACCCGCTCAACCCCGATTTCAATGGGCCAGAGCAAGAGGGCGTCGGGGCCTATCAGGTCACCCACAAGAACGGTGAGCGCTGGAGCGCAGCCAAAGGCTACCTCACGCCGCACCTGGGGCGACCCAACCTGACGGTCTTGACCGGCGCGGCAACCACCCGCATCGTGACGCAACCAGGCGAAGACGGGCGCCCTCGTGCGGTGGGGGTGGCCTACCGGGTGGAGAGCGGTCGGGGTTCGGAGCAGACGCTGCAACTCAACGCCGGTGGCGAGGTGGTGCTGAGCGCGGGTGCGTTTGGGTCGCCGCAGTTGCTGATGTTGTCGGGTATCGGTCCGGCAGCGCATCTGCAAGCCCATGGCATCGCCGTGACAAACGATTTGCCCGGAGTCGGTGAAAACCTGCACGACCATCCCGACGTGGTGATCGTGGTGAATGCGCCCAAGGTCAGCGACGTGTTTGGCATCTCGTTGAAGGGCATTGTGAGCGTGATCCGTGGCATCTTTGAGTGGCGACGCGCCCGCAGCGGTCCGCTCACCAGCAACTTCGCCGAGGGCGGGGGGTTCATCAAGAGCGTCGCTGACGAAGCCATTCCCGATCTGCAATGGCATTTTGTCGTGGGCAAGCTGGTGGACCATGGCCGCAAGACCGTGTTGGGCCACGGGTACTCCTGCCATGTGTGCCTGTTGCGGCCCAAGAGCCGCGGCACCTTGCGCCTGGCCAGCGCCGACCCACTGGCCGCGCCCCTGATCGACCCGGCGTTCCTCCAGGATCCGGACGACATGGCCCGGCTGGTGCGCGGGTTTAAGCTCACACGCCAGATGCTGCAGCAACCGGCACTGGCGCGCCACGGCGGTGTGGAGGCCAAGGTGTCGGCCTCGGCGCAGAGCGATGGTGAAATCGAGCAGTTCATCCGCAACCACGCCGACACGATTTACCACCCGGTGGGCACCTGCCGCATGGGGGATGATGCGCTCGCGGTGGTGGACGCCCGCTTGCGGGTGCATGGTGTGGCGGGCCTTCGGGTGGTGGATGCGTCGGTGATGCCGCAGGTGGTGGGGGGCAACACCAATGCCCCTGTGATCATGATGGCCGAGAAGGCGGTGGATATGATCCGTGAGGACCGGCAGGCACTCCCTGCCTGA
- a CDS encoding antibiotic biosynthesis monooxygenase family protein has product MILEHADIRIDPAQAAAFEEAIERGARTVVSKAKGFQGFKVHRSIETQGRYILTIDWDTLEDHTVGFRESPAFAEWRAIVGPFFAQAPVVEHLELVCMSA; this is encoded by the coding sequence ATGATTCTGGAACACGCCGACATTCGCATTGACCCCGCCCAGGCTGCGGCCTTCGAAGAAGCCATCGAACGCGGTGCTCGCACCGTCGTATCCAAGGCCAAAGGCTTTCAGGGATTCAAGGTCCACCGCAGCATCGAGACCCAGGGTCGCTACATCCTGACCATTGACTGGGACACCCTGGAAGACCACACCGTGGGCTTCCGCGAGTCCCCCGCCTTTGCCGAATGGCGCGCCATCGTGGGACCGTTTTTTGCTCAGGCTCCTGTGGTGGAGCACCTGGAGCTCGTCTGCATGTCTGCCTGA
- a CDS encoding LysE family translocator, whose amino-acid sequence MPIAPQSLVAYALIAWLAAATPGPAVLLALRNGATHGFRAGLFSTLGNLLGLVMLASASILGLGVILHTLPWLFTLVKWVGAAYLIYMGWRMLNAHRGMDLSAEDAGAAHPESHGTLLRTGLWVSLTNPKAILFFGALFPQFIDTSQALMPQFLLLMSISMCASSSCLLTYVWLAQRARHWLARPRTATWINRAAGSVFVAFGLALGGMR is encoded by the coding sequence ATGCCCATCGCACCCCAATCACTGGTCGCCTATGCGCTGATCGCCTGGTTGGCCGCGGCCACGCCAGGTCCAGCCGTGCTGCTGGCGCTGCGCAATGGCGCGACACATGGGTTCCGGGCGGGTCTTTTTTCGACGCTGGGCAACCTGCTGGGCCTGGTGATGCTGGCAAGCGCTTCGATTCTCGGCCTCGGCGTGATCCTTCACACCCTCCCATGGCTGTTCACGCTGGTGAAATGGGTGGGCGCGGCCTACCTCATTTACATGGGATGGCGCATGCTGAACGCACACAGGGGCATGGATCTGAGCGCTGAGGACGCTGGTGCAGCGCACCCAGAAAGCCATGGCACCCTGCTGCGCACAGGCCTTTGGGTTTCGCTCACCAACCCAAAGGCCATCCTGTTTTTTGGTGCGCTGTTCCCGCAGTTCATCGACACCAGCCAAGCCCTGATGCCACAGTTTTTGCTGCTGATGAGCATCAGCATGTGCGCGTCCAGCTCTTGTCTGCTGACCTACGTGTGGCTGGCCCAACGCGCGCGCCACTGGCTGGCCCGCCCACGTACCGCCACCTGGATCAACCGGGCGGCCGGCAGCGTGTTTGTGGCGTTCGGCCTGGCGCTGGGCGGCATGCGCTGA
- the rocF gene encoding arginase, which translates to MKKTIRLIGVPTDIGAGARGASMGPEALRVAGLAAVLESHGLRVHDAGNLSGPANPWLPPFQGYRHLQEVAQWNQSLHEAVYEALSDGHLSMVLGGDHCLGIGSISAVARHCRDTGKQLRVLWLDAHADFNTSDLTPSGNVHGMPVAVLCGHGPNELTGIGGTTPAISPSVVRQIGIRSVDEGEKRFVHEHGLEVFDMRYIDEMGMRHTMEQALAGMDDNTHLHVSFDVDFLDPEIAPGVGTTVPGGPTYREAQLCMEMIADTGRMASMDVMELNPALDVRNRTALVSVDLIESLFGKSTLMRKTAPHA; encoded by the coding sequence ATGAAAAAAACTATTCGTCTGATTGGTGTACCAACCGATATCGGTGCCGGTGCGCGCGGCGCGTCTATGGGGCCAGAGGCTCTGCGCGTCGCCGGACTGGCGGCAGTACTGGAGAGCCATGGCCTGCGTGTGCACGATGCGGGCAACCTCAGCGGTCCAGCGAACCCCTGGCTGCCTCCCTTTCAGGGGTATCGCCACCTGCAAGAGGTCGCACAATGGAATCAAAGCCTGCATGAGGCCGTTTACGAAGCCTTGTCCGACGGCCATCTGTCCATGGTGCTGGGCGGCGACCATTGCCTGGGCATTGGCTCCATCAGCGCCGTCGCGCGCCACTGCCGCGACACAGGCAAACAATTGCGCGTGCTGTGGCTGGATGCCCATGCCGACTTCAATACGTCCGACCTGACCCCCAGCGGCAACGTACACGGCATGCCCGTGGCCGTGCTGTGTGGACACGGTCCGAACGAGCTGACAGGCATTGGCGGCACCACACCAGCGATCTCGCCATCGGTGGTCCGCCAGATTGGCATCCGCAGCGTAGACGAAGGTGAAAAGCGCTTTGTGCACGAACACGGTCTGGAAGTGTTCGACATGCGCTACATAGACGAAATGGGCATGCGCCACACCATGGAACAGGCGCTCGCCGGCATGGACGACAACACCCACCTGCACGTGAGCTTTGACGTGGACTTTCTCGACCCCGAGATCGCCCCCGGTGTGGGAACCACGGTGCCCGGAGGCCCCACCTACCGGGAGGCGCAACTGTGCATGGAGATGATCGCCGACACCGGTCGCATGGCATCCATGGACGTGATGGAACTCAACCCCGCACTCGATGTGCGCAACCGCACGGCGCTGGTGTCGGTGGACCTGATTGAGAGCCTGTTCGGCAAGTCGACCTTGATGCGCAAGACTGCACCTCACGCCTAA